The Streptomyces sp. NBC_01275 genome has a segment encoding these proteins:
- a CDS encoding M56 family metallopeptidase, translating into MMVPAVLLMLGVLTAVAAPRLIARADWTDREPVVALWAWQCAVAAVLLCCALSMTLSAAAAWQAVRGPVFAPAPRGVVDAYALGATGPWAAATAVALACAGLWSGAMLVREIVRARTRRRTRRTELRLRAPLLPGEEAAAGRLVVLEGKRPDAWWLPGAAPQLVVTTAALQRLKGRQLDAVLAHEQGHAQARHDWLLHCSAALAVGFPQVPVFAAFRYEMHRLVELAADDMASRRFGRLTTALALVELNEDRGVFGPAPTPQAHVPQRVHRLLTPPDRLTAARRLRLTATASLVPVIPVLVALVPGLRALG; encoded by the coding sequence ATGATGGTCCCCGCGGTCCTGCTGATGCTCGGCGTCCTGACCGCTGTGGCCGCTCCCCGGCTGATCGCCCGGGCCGACTGGACGGACCGCGAACCGGTGGTCGCCCTGTGGGCGTGGCAGTGCGCGGTGGCGGCGGTGCTGCTGTGCTGCGCACTGTCGATGACGCTCAGTGCGGCGGCGGCCTGGCAGGCGGTGCGCGGGCCGGTCTTCGCGCCCGCGCCGCGCGGGGTCGTGGACGCCTACGCGCTGGGGGCGACCGGCCCTTGGGCGGCGGCGACCGCGGTGGCGCTCGCCTGCGCCGGGCTGTGGAGCGGGGCGATGCTCGTGCGCGAGATCGTGCGGGCCAGGACCCGGCGTCGGACCCGGCGGACCGAACTACGGTTGCGGGCCCCGCTGTTGCCGGGCGAGGAGGCGGCGGCCGGGCGGCTCGTGGTACTGGAGGGCAAGCGGCCCGACGCCTGGTGGCTGCCGGGAGCCGCACCCCAACTGGTGGTCACCACAGCCGCGTTGCAGCGTCTGAAGGGGCGTCAGCTCGATGCCGTGCTCGCGCACGAGCAGGGACACGCCCAGGCGCGGCACGACTGGCTGCTGCACTGCTCGGCCGCGCTGGCCGTCGGGTTTCCGCAGGTGCCGGTGTTCGCCGCGTTCCGCTACGAGATGCACCGGCTGGTCGAACTCGCCGCCGACGACATGGCCTCCCGTCGCTTCGGCCGCCTCACGACCGCCCTCGCCCTGGTCGAACTCAACGAGGACCGGGGCGTGTTCGGCCCCGCACCCACCCCGCAGGCCCATGTCCCCCAGCGGGTCCACCGGTTGCTCACGCCCCCGGACCGGCTCACGGCGGCCCGTCGGCTGCGGCTGACGGCGACCGCCTCGCTGGTGCCGGTGATCCCGGTGCTCGTGGCACTGGTCCCGGGGCTGCGGGCGCTGGGCTGA
- a CDS encoding DUF305 domain-containing protein has product MPIRRASLAAAAALALALTLAGCDSGPDTKSGAASGPSVIAPGKPGEANRTLSAQDAAEQRAEDDTPNSADVAYARMMIEHHTQALEMTELVPDRAESADVKRLALRISAAQGPEIEAMEGWLRTNGEDETSEKHEHAAMPGMATEAQLTTLRAARGKAFDALFLTLMITHHEGALTMATDVKAQGNNLLIEEMADDVVAQQTSEITRMRGMQ; this is encoded by the coding sequence GTGCCCATCCGCCGCGCATCCCTCGCCGCCGCGGCCGCGCTCGCGCTCGCGCTGACCCTCGCGGGCTGCGACTCCGGACCGGACACCAAGTCGGGTGCGGCGAGCGGCCCTTCGGTGATCGCGCCCGGCAAGCCCGGTGAGGCGAACCGGACGTTGTCCGCGCAGGACGCGGCCGAGCAGCGCGCCGAGGACGACACGCCCAACTCGGCGGACGTGGCGTACGCCCGGATGATGATCGAGCACCACACCCAGGCCCTGGAGATGACCGAACTCGTCCCGGACCGTGCCGAGTCGGCGGACGTCAAACGCCTCGCCCTGCGCATCTCCGCCGCTCAGGGACCGGAGATCGAGGCCATGGAGGGGTGGCTCAGGACGAACGGCGAGGACGAGACGAGCGAGAAGCACGAGCACGCCGCGATGCCCGGGATGGCGACCGAGGCCCAGCTGACGACGTTGCGCGCGGCGCGCGGCAAGGCGTTCGACGCGCTCTTCCTCACCCTGATGATCACCCACCACGAGGGCGCCCTCACCATGGCCACGGACGTCAAGGCGCAGGGCAACAACCTGCTGATCGAGGAGATGGCGGACGACGTGGTCGCGCAGCAGACGAGCGAGATCACCCGGATGCGCGGGATGCAGTGA
- a CDS encoding LVIVD repeat-containing protein codes for MTLLNDPRTRRRRLGVVAACTGLLAALLTAVPAAATPDPGDGRAVERGVSQGAQAEVAAAIADGEIPGQDEIVHSANIEHLANIPKEALPGTNSDLAFQGKYAFAGNYDGFRIFDISKPKAPKTVAQVLCPGSQNDISVSGNLLFLSTDSSRSDSSCNSTTQPVTEKSSWEGMKVFDISDKANPKYVAAVETACGSHTHTLVPERRNVYVYVSSYSPNAAYPDCQPPHDGISVIKVPRSAPEEAAVVNFPVLFPGEGPDGGGNPGSPTNPGVSKTTGCHDITVLPEKDLAAGACMGDGILFSIKDPENPKVIDQVQDNVNFAFWHSATFNQKANKVVFTDELGGGGAATCNAAIGPNRGADGIYDIVGKGDQRKLVFRSYYKIPRYQADTENCVAHNGSLIPVKGKDLMVQAWYQGGVSVWDFTDSSNPQEIAYFERGPVSTSGLTVGGSWSAYYYNGYIYSNDIAKGFDVLKLSDRRTDPAKRVHLRELNVQSQPDYFD; via the coding sequence GTGACCCTGTTGAACGATCCCCGAACGCGGCGCAGACGCCTGGGCGTCGTCGCCGCGTGTACCGGACTCCTGGCCGCGCTCCTCACAGCGGTCCCGGCGGCCGCGACCCCCGACCCGGGGGACGGCCGGGCCGTGGAGCGTGGGGTCTCCCAAGGCGCGCAGGCCGAGGTGGCCGCTGCGATCGCCGACGGCGAGATACCCGGGCAGGACGAGATCGTCCACTCCGCCAACATCGAGCACCTCGCGAACATCCCCAAGGAAGCGCTGCCCGGCACCAATTCGGATCTGGCCTTCCAGGGCAAGTACGCCTTCGCCGGCAACTACGACGGCTTCCGCATCTTCGACATCAGCAAGCCGAAGGCCCCCAAGACCGTCGCCCAGGTGCTCTGCCCCGGCTCGCAGAACGACATCTCCGTCTCCGGGAACCTGCTCTTCCTGTCGACCGACTCCTCGCGCAGCGACAGCAGTTGCAACAGCACCACACAGCCCGTGACCGAGAAGTCCTCCTGGGAGGGCATGAAGGTCTTCGACATCAGCGACAAGGCGAACCCGAAGTACGTCGCCGCCGTCGAGACCGCCTGCGGCTCGCACACCCACACCCTGGTGCCCGAGCGCAGGAACGTCTACGTCTACGTCTCCTCGTACTCGCCCAACGCCGCCTACCCCGACTGCCAGCCCCCGCACGACGGCATCTCGGTCATCAAGGTGCCGCGCAGCGCCCCCGAGGAGGCGGCGGTCGTCAACTTCCCCGTCCTCTTCCCCGGTGAGGGTCCGGACGGCGGCGGCAACCCGGGCAGCCCCACCAACCCGGGCGTGTCCAAGACCACCGGCTGCCACGACATCACGGTGCTTCCGGAGAAGGACCTCGCGGCCGGCGCGTGCATGGGCGACGGCATCCTGTTCTCCATCAAGGACCCGGAGAACCCGAAGGTCATCGACCAGGTTCAGGACAACGTCAACTTCGCGTTCTGGCACTCGGCGACCTTCAACCAGAAGGCCAACAAGGTCGTCTTCACCGATGAGCTGGGCGGCGGCGGGGCGGCCACCTGCAACGCGGCGATCGGCCCGAACCGCGGCGCCGACGGCATCTACGACATCGTCGGCAAGGGCGACCAGCGCAAGCTCGTCTTCCGCAGCTACTACAAGATCCCCCGCTACCAGGCGGACACCGAGAACTGCGTGGCCCACAACGGCTCGCTGATCCCGGTCAAGGGCAAGGACCTCATGGTCCAGGCGTGGTACCAGGGCGGTGTCTCCGTCTGGGACTTCACCGACTCCTCGAACCCGCAGGAGATCGCGTACTTCGAGCGCGGCCCGGTGAGCACCAGCGGTCTCACGGTCGGCGGCTCGTGGTCGGCGTACTACTACAACGGTTACATCTACTCGAACGACATCGCCAAGGGCTTCGACGTCCTCAAGCTCAGCGACCGGCGCACGGATCCGGCCAAGCGGGTCCACCTGCGTGAGCTCAACGTCCAGTCCCAGCCGGACTACTTCGACTGA
- a CDS encoding HAD family hydrolase: MTAVLFDFSGTLFRIESTESWLRAVLEDAGVALSETELAEKARALETAGALAGGANPVRLPEELADTWQVRDESAQAHRAAYTGLSRQVTLPDPALHDALYDRHMTPQAWTPYPDALEVLSGLRERGIGVGVVSNIGWDLRPVFREHGLDPFVDTYALSYEHGVQKPHPRLFTAACEALGADPRTTLMVGDDRRADGGAAALGCGVHFVDHLPAAERPDGLRPVLDLVN; the protein is encoded by the coding sequence ATGACCGCCGTGCTGTTCGACTTCTCCGGGACGCTGTTCCGCATCGAGTCCACCGAGTCCTGGCTGCGCGCCGTGCTGGAGGACGCGGGCGTCGCTCTGTCCGAGACGGAGTTGGCCGAGAAGGCGCGGGCGCTGGAGACGGCCGGCGCGCTGGCGGGCGGGGCGAATCCGGTGCGGCTGCCCGAGGAGCTGGCGGACACCTGGCAGGTCCGGGACGAGAGCGCGCAGGCGCACCGGGCCGCGTACACCGGGCTCTCCCGTCAGGTGACGCTGCCCGATCCGGCCCTGCACGACGCGCTGTACGACCGGCACATGACCCCGCAGGCCTGGACCCCCTACCCGGACGCCCTCGAGGTGCTGAGCGGGCTGCGCGAGCGCGGGATCGGGGTCGGTGTGGTCAGCAACATCGGCTGGGACCTGCGGCCGGTGTTCCGCGAGCACGGCCTGGACCCGTTCGTCGACACCTATGCGCTGTCGTACGAGCACGGTGTGCAGAAACCGCATCCACGGCTTTTCACGGCCGCCTGCGAGGCGCTCGGGGCCGATCCCCGGACGACCCTGATGGTCGGCGACGACCGGCGGGCGGACGGCGGGGCGGCGGCGCTGGGCTGCGGGGTGCACTTCGTGGACCATCTGCCGGCGGCCGAACGCCCCGACGGGCTGCGGCCGGTGCTGGACCTGGTGAACTGA
- a CDS encoding FAD-dependent oxidoreductase, whose translation MLRVAVVGSGPSGVYTAQSLVEQDPEVCVDVLDRLPCPFGLVRYGVAPDHEKIKSLQRNLRTVLEHERVRFLGGVEVGAGGVSVARLRELYHGVVYCVGAAADRHLGIPGEELPGSWSATEFVSWYSAHPDAPGDDFLRGVRSAVVIGVGNVAVDVTRILARGAAELSPTDMPQAALTALAASGVREVCTVGRRGPSQARFTTKELRELGGLPDTEVVVDEAELAADPAYGDPSELPAAQRRNVEVLRGWAAAPPRGARRRIRLRFFLRPVALLPGDEGRVGAVRFERTAPDGHGGVTGAGRFEEVEAQLVLRSVGYRGVPLEGLPFAPERGTVPQLAGRVLREGAAAPGEYVAGWVKRGPTGVIGTNRPCAKETVTSLLADAPGLVRRQVPADPLPLLRAAGAEPVGWAGWLAIERAEAELGASLGRGVVKLPDWETLLAAAGRAGLGT comes from the coding sequence GTGCTGCGTGTCGCCGTCGTCGGCTCCGGGCCGAGTGGGGTCTACACCGCCCAGAGCCTGGTCGAACAGGACCCCGAGGTGTGCGTCGACGTCCTGGACCGGCTGCCGTGCCCCTTCGGCCTGGTGCGCTACGGCGTGGCCCCGGACCACGAGAAGATCAAGTCCCTTCAGCGGAATCTGCGGACCGTGCTGGAGCACGAGCGGGTGCGCTTCCTCGGCGGGGTCGAGGTCGGCGCGGGCGGGGTGTCCGTGGCCCGGCTGCGCGAGCTGTACCACGGGGTCGTCTACTGCGTCGGCGCGGCGGCCGACCGTCACCTCGGGATCCCCGGGGAGGAGCTGCCGGGCAGCTGGTCGGCGACGGAGTTCGTGTCCTGGTACAGCGCGCATCCGGACGCGCCCGGCGACGACTTCCTGCGGGGCGTCCGCTCGGCCGTCGTGATCGGCGTGGGGAACGTGGCGGTGGACGTCACCCGCATCCTGGCGCGCGGCGCAGCCGAGCTGAGCCCCACCGACATGCCTCAGGCGGCGCTGACCGCGCTGGCCGCGAGCGGGGTGCGCGAGGTCTGCACGGTGGGTCGGCGCGGCCCCTCGCAGGCCCGTTTCACCACCAAGGAGCTGCGGGAGCTCGGCGGACTGCCGGACACCGAGGTGGTCGTGGACGAGGCCGAGCTGGCGGCGGATCCGGCCTACGGCGACCCCTCCGAACTGCCGGCGGCCCAGCGCCGTAACGTCGAGGTGCTGCGCGGCTGGGCGGCGGCCCCGCCCCGAGGCGCGCGGCGCCGCATCCGGCTGCGGTTCTTCCTGCGGCCCGTCGCACTGCTCCCCGGCGACGAGGGCCGCGTGGGCGCGGTGCGTTTCGAGCGGACCGCTCCGGACGGACACGGCGGAGTGACGGGCGCCGGCCGGTTCGAGGAGGTCGAGGCGCAGTTGGTGCTGCGGTCGGTGGGCTATCGCGGAGTGCCGCTGGAGGGGCTGCCGTTCGCCCCGGAACGGGGCACGGTGCCGCAGCTCGCCGGCCGGGTGCTGCGCGAGGGCGCGGCCGCGCCGGGCGAGTACGTGGCGGGCTGGGTCAAGCGGGGCCCGACCGGGGTCATCGGCACCAACCGGCCGTGCGCCAAGGAGACGGTGACCTCCTTGCTGGCGGACGCGCCCGGACTCGTACGCAGGCAGGTGCCGGCCGATCCTCTGCCCCTGTTGCGGGCCGCCGGGGCCGAGCCCGTCGGGTGGGCCGGATGGCTGGCGATCGAGCGGGCCGAGGCGGAGCTCGGGGCCTCGCTGGGGCGGGGCGTGGTCAAGCTGCCGGACTGGGAGACGTTGCTGGCGGCGGCCGGCCGGGCAGGACTCGGCACCTAA
- a CDS encoding nucleobase:cation symporter-2 family protein gives MTATASVHPVDEVPPVRQLAAFGLQHVLAMYAGAVAVPLIVGGAMKLSPADLAYLITADLLVCGVATLIQCIGFWRFGVRLPIMQGCTFAAVSPMVLIGTTGGGLPAIYGSVIVAGLAIVLLAPVFGRLLRFFPPLVTGTVILIIGISLLPVAGNWAAGGVGSKDFGEPKNLALAAFVLVVVLGVQRFAPVFLSRIAVLIGIAVGLAVAVPFGFTDFGGVGDAGWVGISTPFHFGAPSFEASAIISMLVVALVTMTETTGDLIAVGEMTGRRIEPRTLSDGLRADGLSTVLGGVFNTFPYTAYAQNVGLVGMTRVRSRWVVATAGGILVLLGLLPKLGAVVAAVPAPVLGGAGLVMFGTVAASGLRTLAEVDFKGNHNLTVVAVSVAMGVLPVGVPTIYAKFPDWFQTVMNSGISAGCVTAIVLNLLFNHLAAKGGSAAPEPVGLPAGGGEDAVEKPREEVV, from the coding sequence ATGACCGCGACCGCTTCCGTTCATCCCGTCGACGAGGTGCCACCCGTACGGCAGTTGGCCGCCTTCGGCCTGCAGCACGTGCTCGCGATGTACGCCGGCGCGGTGGCCGTGCCGCTGATCGTGGGCGGTGCGATGAAGCTGTCGCCCGCCGACCTGGCGTATCTGATCACCGCCGATCTGCTGGTCTGCGGCGTGGCCACGCTGATCCAGTGCATCGGCTTCTGGCGCTTCGGCGTCCGGCTGCCGATCATGCAGGGCTGTACGTTCGCGGCCGTCTCGCCGATGGTGCTGATCGGGACGACGGGCGGCGGACTGCCCGCGATCTACGGATCAGTGATCGTCGCGGGCCTCGCGATCGTGCTGCTCGCGCCGGTGTTCGGCAGGCTGCTGCGCTTCTTCCCGCCGCTCGTCACGGGCACCGTGATCCTGATCATCGGCATCTCGCTGTTGCCGGTCGCGGGCAACTGGGCGGCCGGAGGCGTCGGTTCGAAGGACTTCGGGGAGCCGAAGAACCTCGCGCTCGCCGCGTTCGTCCTCGTGGTGGTGCTGGGCGTGCAGCGGTTCGCGCCGGTCTTCCTGAGCCGGATCGCGGTGCTGATCGGGATCGCGGTGGGTCTGGCCGTGGCGGTGCCGTTCGGGTTCACGGACTTCGGCGGGGTCGGGGACGCCGGCTGGGTCGGGATCAGCACGCCGTTCCACTTCGGCGCGCCCTCCTTCGAGGCGTCGGCGATCATCTCGATGCTGGTCGTGGCGCTGGTGACGATGACCGAGACGACCGGCGACCTGATCGCGGTCGGCGAGATGACCGGTCGCAGGATCGAGCCGCGCACGCTCTCGGACGGTCTGCGCGCCGACGGCCTCTCAACGGTCCTGGGCGGCGTCTTCAACACCTTCCCGTACACGGCGTACGCGCAGAACGTGGGCCTGGTCGGCATGACGCGGGTACGCAGCCGCTGGGTCGTCGCGACCGCGGGCGGCATCCTCGTCCTGCTCGGTCTGCTGCCCAAGCTGGGCGCGGTCGTGGCCGCCGTGCCGGCGCCGGTGCTCGGCGGAGCGGGGCTGGTGATGTTCGGGACGGTGGCGGCGAGCGGTCTGCGGACCCTGGCCGAGGTCGACTTCAAGGGCAACCACAACCTGACGGTGGTGGCCGTGTCGGTCGCGATGGGCGTGCTGCCGGTGGGCGTGCCCACGATCTACGCGAAGTTCCCCGACTGGTTCCAGACGGTGATGAACAGCGGGATCAGCGCGGGCTGCGTGACCGCGATCGTCCTCAACCTGCTGTTCAACCACCTTGCCGCGAAGGGCGGTTCAGCCGCTCCCGAGCCGGTCGGCCTGCCGGCCGGCGGCGGCGAGGACGCGGTCGAGAAGCCCCGGGAAGAGGTCGTCTAG
- a CDS encoding TetR/AcrR family transcriptional regulator: MSPRSASVNEELRRRSRERLLQAALELVSERGYEATTLGDIADRAGSARGLVSYYFPGKRQLVQSAVHRLMHRTLEEALEREPRTEDGRERMARAIDAILGLARDRTVLMRQHMAGLLQAEGFVQCPEQQRLAELLRDTAARHGSQDVDHDYPMLRSQLMGAVYALVLPHVPLPLPTLRAELFERYRLDWEQGVPPDAGASDGPCETDLSRFFSTGLPIGDRRTGGQPIGDRSTGDQSK; this comes from the coding sequence ATGTCCCCGCGCAGCGCCTCGGTCAATGAAGAATTGCGGCGGCGTTCCCGGGAACGGCTTCTTCAGGCTGCGCTGGAACTGGTGAGCGAGCGCGGTTACGAGGCGACGACGCTCGGCGACATCGCGGACCGGGCCGGTTCGGCGCGCGGTCTGGTGTCGTACTACTTCCCCGGCAAGCGCCAGCTGGTGCAGTCGGCCGTGCACCGGCTGATGCACCGCACGCTGGAGGAGGCGCTGGAGCGGGAGCCGCGCACCGAGGACGGCCGGGAGCGGATGGCGCGGGCCATCGACGCGATCCTGGGGCTGGCCCGGGACCGTACGGTGCTGATGCGCCAGCACATGGCGGGGCTGCTGCAGGCGGAGGGCTTCGTGCAGTGCCCGGAGCAGCAGCGGCTGGCCGAGCTGCTGCGGGACACCGCGGCCCGGCACGGGTCGCAGGACGTCGACCACGACTACCCGATGCTGCGCTCCCAGCTCATGGGCGCCGTCTACGCGCTGGTCCTGCCCCATGTGCCGCTGCCGCTGCCGACACTGCGCGCCGAGCTGTTCGAGCGCTACCGGCTCGACTGGGAGCAGGGGGTCCCGCCGGACGCCGGAGCGTCCGACGGGCCCTGTGAGACTGATCTGTCACGCTTCTTCTCCACCGGTCTGCCCATCGGGGACCGGCGGACCGGAGGGCAGCCGATCGGAGATCGGTCGACCGGGGATCAGTCGAAGTAG
- a CDS encoding DUF6214 family protein, which translates to MSVRPAWEVQEGDDGATTWFDVRLAFADGACVELLAVVSGGCVSIEDVRAQPALSLVDLTVLADWIEGPLFERCDAQAPGETDGEDRQDLESEPSGPRRARPPWPRGAEGRWLIAQEYRAAQEEGVDPVLAVMCATGHSRRRSLRLIAQARDAGYLTPRHARR; encoded by the coding sequence GTGTCCGTGCGGCCCGCGTGGGAAGTGCAGGAGGGCGACGACGGTGCCACGACCTGGTTCGACGTCCGGCTGGCCTTCGCCGACGGGGCGTGCGTCGAACTGCTGGCGGTCGTGTCCGGGGGGTGCGTCTCCATCGAGGACGTGCGTGCTCAGCCGGCGCTCTCCCTCGTCGATCTGACGGTGCTCGCGGACTGGATCGAGGGCCCGCTGTTCGAGCGTTGCGACGCCCAGGCCCCCGGGGAGACGGACGGCGAGGACCGCCAGGACCTGGAGAGCGAGCCCTCCGGACCGCGCCGCGCCCGCCCGCCCTGGCCGCGGGGCGCCGAGGGACGCTGGCTGATCGCGCAGGAGTACCGCGCGGCCCAGGAGGAGGGCGTCGACCCCGTCCTCGCGGTGATGTGCGCGACCGGCCACAGCCGCCGCAGATCCCTGCGGCTGATCGCCCAGGCACGGGACGCGGGCTACCTGACGCCACGTCACGCCCGGCGCTGA
- a CDS encoding phosphatase PAP2 family protein, whose product MHTQLVDTPPRTPALRRTVRAALVLAVCSVVLLVLVAVEWDPLVSLDGDVARTTHRWAVADPDLTHVCRVLTDWVWDPLTMRLLGAAVAVWLVWRRRARWTALWLIATVTLGTLVQQGLKAAIGRARPHWPDPVDSAHYAAFPSGHAMTATVMCGLLLWLLHRHGTSRAVWGTAVAAAAVSVAGVGLTRIWLGVHWPSDVLGGWLLGALLVALAIAAQLRWRP is encoded by the coding sequence ATGCACACCCAGCTCGTCGACACCCCGCCCCGCACCCCGGCCCTCCGCAGGACCGTACGCGCAGCCCTGGTCCTCGCCGTGTGCTCCGTCGTGCTCCTGGTCCTGGTCGCGGTGGAGTGGGACCCCCTCGTCTCCCTCGACGGCGACGTCGCCCGCACCACCCACCGCTGGGCCGTCGCCGACCCCGACCTCACGCACGTCTGCCGCGTCCTCACCGACTGGGTCTGGGACCCGCTGACGATGCGCCTGCTCGGCGCGGCGGTCGCGGTGTGGCTGGTGTGGCGGCGCAGAGCGCGCTGGACGGCGCTGTGGCTGATCGCCACGGTGACGCTGGGCACGCTGGTCCAGCAGGGCCTCAAGGCCGCGATCGGCCGCGCCCGCCCGCACTGGCCCGACCCGGTCGACTCCGCCCACTACGCGGCGTTCCCCTCCGGTCACGCCATGACCGCCACGGTGATGTGCGGCCTCCTGCTGTGGCTGCTGCACCGCCACGGCACGAGCCGCGCCGTGTGGGGCACGGCGGTGGCGGCGGCGGCGGTCTCCGTGGCGGGCGTGGGGCTGACCCGGATCTGGCTGGGCGTGCACTGGCCCTCGGACGTCCTCGGCGGCTGGCTCCTGGGCGCGCTCCTGGTGGCACTGGCGATCGCGGCCCAGCTGCGGTGGCGTCCGTGA
- a CDS encoding helix-turn-helix transcriptional regulator → MTAPAPSSRDLPHPARAEIRLEAVLHALSDPMRLRIVRELAAEGDELSCSHFDLPVTKSTTTHHFRVLREAGVVRQVYRGTAKMNGLRGDDLDDLFPGLLDRVLAAAGRQADRLGSG, encoded by the coding sequence GTGACCGCCCCCGCTCCCAGCAGTCGCGACCTGCCGCACCCGGCGCGCGCGGAGATCCGGCTGGAGGCCGTGCTGCACGCGCTCTCCGATCCGATGCGCCTGCGGATCGTGCGAGAGCTCGCCGCCGAGGGCGACGAGCTCTCCTGTTCGCACTTCGATCTGCCGGTCACCAAGTCGACCACCACGCACCACTTCCGCGTGCTGCGCGAGGCCGGGGTGGTCCGGCAGGTCTACCGGGGCACGGCCAAGATGAACGGCCTGCGCGGGGACGACCTAGACGACCTCTTCCCGGGGCTTCTCGACCGCGTCCTCGCCGCCGCCGGCCGGCAGGCCGACCGGCTCGGGAGCGGCTGA